In the Oxyura jamaicensis isolate SHBP4307 breed ruddy duck unplaced genomic scaffold, BPBGC_Ojam_1.0 oxyUn_random_OJ63582, whole genome shotgun sequence genome, CCCCAAAACCCCCCAAATGGCCCCAAAACCCCCCAAATGGCCCCAAATCCCCCCAATTGGCCCCAAACCCCCCCAAATGGCCCCAAATCCGCCCAAAATTCCCCCAAAATTCCCCCTCCAAAAACCCCGCCGGGAGGAGCCCCAAAACCGccccaaaccaccccaaaaccagccccagaatgggggggggggggggggggctgggggtgggcgtGTCCCGGGGCGGTGGGCGGGGCCTCACCTTCCTTGGGGGCGTGGCCTCGCGCTCGCCCCGCCCCcaggcagaggctgcccagggcctgGTAGGCGGCGGCGCGGACGTCGGcctgggggaactgggaggggCGGTGACGTCATCAGCCGGGCGGTGACGTCATCAGCCGGGTGGTGACGTCATCAGCAGGGCGTGACGTCACCGGAAGGGGCGGGGCCTTACCGCCAGCAGCCCCGTCACCGCCTCCAGGCTGGCGTCCAGGTAGGGCAGGAAGGCGGCGCTGGAAACCAGTACGGACCAGTAAGCACCAGTATGAACCAGTACGGCCCAGTATGGCCCCAGAGGCCTCCCAGTATGCACCAGTAAGCCTCCAGtcacctcccagtgcctcccagtacaGCCCCAGTGCTTCCCAGTATGGCCCACTAACTCCCAGTATGaccccagtgccctcccagTACAACCCAGTAACTCCCAGTAAGGCCCACTAGCCCCACAAGGCCACCCAAGTTtatcccagtccctcccagtccctcccagtcccctcccgTG is a window encoding:
- the IPO4 gene encoding importin-4 → MDDDVSSDEEEELIEVEVGGAYAAEVEDACEARREIAEHSGAAFLPYLDASLEAVTGLLAFPQADVRAAAYQALGSLCLGAGRARGHAPKEGEAPPTAPGH